A genomic window from Tolypothrix sp. PCC 7910 includes:
- a CDS encoding anti-sigma factor antagonist (This anti-anti-sigma factor, or anti-sigma factor antagonist, belongs to a family that includes characterized members SpoIIAA, RsbV, RsfA, and RsfB.) produces MAFSATLETVGNVAKITLAGELDASTAPDFKHKVEEAAAQEPKRLVLILNELEYMASAGLRVLIFAKQKMGKDVDMYVVGTQEMVMDTITKTGFHHSVIALDEYDPAVIENV; encoded by the coding sequence ATGGCTTTTTCAGCAACTCTCGAAACAGTTGGTAATGTCGCTAAAATCACCTTGGCTGGCGAACTAGATGCGAGTACAGCACCCGATTTTAAGCATAAAGTTGAGGAGGCTGCAGCACAAGAACCCAAACGGTTAGTGCTAATTCTCAACGAATTAGAATATATGGCCAGTGCAGGATTGCGGGTATTAATCTTTGCTAAACAAAAAATGGGTAAAGATGTGGATATGTATGTAGTAGGAACTCAGGAAATGGTGATGGATACTATCACCAAGACTGGCTTCCATCACAGCGTGATTGCGCTGGATGAGTATGACCCAGCTGTGATAGAAAACGTTTAG
- the glgX gene encoding glycogen debranching protein GlgX, with translation MERIDIHPTHTYEGFKLRNGKPFPFGATLVPGGVNFSIFSSQATSCTLVLFKKHAQKPLVEIPFPEEFRIGNVYCMVVFDLDYENLEYGYRMDGPKNFREGHWFDKSKILMDPYAKIIGGRDVWGVTPDWNDIYHHRARIAFDDFDWEDDRPLEIPPSDQIIYEMHVRSFTRHPSSGVKDNHKGTFAGIREKIPYLKELGVNAVELMPIYEFDEFENSRPNPQTGETLYNYWGYSTVGFFAPKAGYAATGKFGMQVDELKSLVKELHKNGIEVILDVVFNHTAEGNEHGPTISFRGIDNKTYYMLTPEGYYYNFSGTGNTLNCNNPVVRGIVLDCLRYWASEYHIDGFRFDLAAILGRDPWGAPLANPPLLESLAFDPILAKCKLIAEAWDAGGLYQVGSFPAYGRWAEWNGKYRDGIRKFLKGDGSVGDAAQRLQGSPDLYAWSGRAPATSINFITAHDGFTMMDLVSYNGKHNEANGENNNDGSNDNDSWNCGWEGPTDDPGINALRHRQIKNAIAMLMVSQGVPMILMGDEVGRTQKGNNNTYCHDNELNWLDWTLLEKNADLYKFFKHCIAFRNAHPVLRNEWHFQNRDYVGSGYADITWHGTQAWNADWSDSCRTIAFMLCGKHAKQGTVADNYIYVAMNMHWQAQWFEIPRLHPGMKWYVFANTGANPSEDSWEPGKEPVLDNQAALLMGDRSVAILVGK, from the coding sequence ATGGAAAGAATTGATATTCATCCAACGCATACTTATGAAGGTTTTAAATTACGTAACGGCAAACCATTCCCATTCGGTGCAACTTTAGTACCGGGAGGGGTTAACTTCTCTATTTTTTCGAGTCAAGCCACATCCTGTACTTTAGTCCTGTTTAAGAAGCACGCCCAAAAACCGTTGGTAGAAATTCCTTTTCCAGAGGAGTTTCGGATTGGTAATGTCTATTGCATGGTCGTATTTGACCTAGATTACGAAAATCTGGAATACGGCTATCGCATGGACGGGCCAAAGAATTTCCGTGAAGGGCATTGGTTTGACAAAAGTAAAATATTGATGGATCCCTACGCCAAAATTATTGGTGGTCGGGATGTTTGGGGAGTTACTCCAGATTGGAATGATATTTATCACCATCGAGCTAGAATTGCCTTTGATGATTTTGATTGGGAAGATGACCGTCCGCTAGAAATCCCACCATCAGATCAAATCATCTATGAAATGCACGTCCGCAGCTTTACCCGTCATCCTTCCTCGGGAGTCAAAGATAATCATAAAGGAACATTTGCCGGAATTCGGGAAAAAATTCCTTACTTGAAAGAATTGGGTGTCAATGCAGTGGAATTGATGCCCATTTATGAATTTGATGAGTTTGAAAACAGCCGCCCTAACCCGCAAACAGGGGAAACTCTTTACAATTATTGGGGTTATAGTACAGTTGGTTTTTTTGCGCCCAAAGCTGGTTACGCAGCTACAGGTAAATTTGGGATGCAGGTTGATGAGTTGAAATCTTTAGTCAAAGAATTACACAAAAACGGTATTGAAGTAATTTTAGACGTAGTATTCAACCACACTGCGGAAGGTAACGAACATGGGCCTACCATTTCTTTCCGCGGCATTGACAATAAAACTTACTATATGTTGACCCCTGAAGGGTATTATTATAACTTCAGTGGTACTGGTAATACTCTCAATTGCAATAACCCAGTAGTACGGGGCATAGTACTAGATTGTTTGCGTTACTGGGCATCAGAATATCATATAGATGGCTTCCGGTTTGACTTAGCCGCCATTTTAGGGCGCGATCCTTGGGGCGCACCCCTAGCAAATCCACCACTGCTAGAATCTTTGGCCTTTGACCCGATTTTGGCTAAATGTAAACTGATTGCAGAAGCTTGGGATGCAGGCGGCTTATACCAAGTAGGTTCTTTCCCAGCTTATGGACGTTGGGCAGAATGGAATGGTAAATACCGTGATGGTATCCGTAAGTTCTTAAAAGGGGATGGTAGCGTTGGCGATGCAGCTCAACGTTTACAAGGTTCTCCCGATTTATACGCTTGGTCTGGTCGCGCGCCAGCAACATCAATTAATTTCATTACTGCCCACGATGGTTTTACCATGATGGATCTGGTTTCCTACAATGGGAAACACAATGAAGCTAATGGTGAAAATAACAACGATGGCAGCAATGATAATGATAGCTGGAACTGTGGTTGGGAAGGGCCAACCGACGATCCAGGAATTAATGCCTTACGCCATCGCCAGATTAAAAATGCGATCGCCATGTTGATGGTTTCTCAGGGTGTGCCGATGATTCTCATGGGAGATGAAGTAGGACGCACTCAAAAGGGCAATAATAATACTTATTGCCACGATAATGAATTGAACTGGTTAGATTGGACACTGCTAGAAAAGAACGCAGATTTGTATAAGTTTTTTAAACACTGCATCGCCTTCCGCAATGCCCATCCAGTCTTGAGAAACGAATGGCATTTCCAAAATCGGGATTATGTAGGTAGTGGCTATGCAGATATTACCTGGCATGGCACTCAAGCTTGGAATGCTGATTGGTCTGATTCCTGTCGTACTATAGCTTTTATGCTTTGTGGCAAACACGCCAAACAGGGAACAGTAGCAGATAACTACATTTATGTAGCAATGAATATGCACTGGCAAGCCCAGTGGTTTGAAATTCCCCGATTGCATCCGGGTATGAAGTGGTATGTCTTTGCTAATACTGGCGCAAATCCCTCAGAAGATAGCTGGGAACCAGGAAAAGAACCAGTACTAGACAATCAAGCTGCATTGCTGATGGGCGATCGCTCTGTGGCAATTTTAGTGGGTAAATAG
- a CDS encoding tetratricopeptide repeat protein, whose product MQRRLISIFRHRTLVVFVSMMLLSESVGITARAINVEIAQKPTTTPQNLSPAQQRAYAQAKQLSEAANQLFQQGTDASRQQAVAKYLAALKIWREIGDLSQEATTLLSIGTLYYVQSENTKALEYYNQALSLRQQLKDRLGEAIMLQSIAGAYYSLGEKPKALQYYNQALSIFKAEKQSDLAAGALLGIGRIYFTSGETKKALDSYNQALELQRASQDLDGQVNTLETIGRAYSQLGEPQKALTALNQALEIQRTRKNIAGQVDTLTNIATLYSSLGDNQKARETLNQVLELQKQLPQPDPNRQAITYMGIGLTYVVANDYQKGLEYYNQARSLFQKSGSASAEAELLIQISFVYDELGQQQKALSALNQALTIQRTQKNRSREAFTLGNIGDSYASVGNYQQALDFYNQALTLQRQSKEFSGEAATLKSVAQLYEFLGDYQLSINTYNQALDKFRKVGDRSQEAQTLDQIGNVYRSASKPEKALDYYNQALELWRKQGALFQEFATLTGLIRAYESLKNYPKAVDTANQALALAKKQQSPFSEASALGLLGRVYLSAGDYQKSLDFSNQATSKFRLLGLPSGEANTLRNLGKVYNSLKQYQQAIDNYNQELKLLRQLGDRTGEAETLYNIAVSERDRNNLEAARKQIESTIKIVEDIRTRVTSQDLRTSYFASVQKYYEFYIDLLMRSHKQQPSKGYDALALQTSERARARSLLDLLAEANADIREGIDPKLLETERSLQKQLDAQEKRSLKLSSSGNKTEIQNLEKQTEALLEQYRQLQARIRSTSPRYAALTQPQTLSLKQIQQQILDDNTLLLEYAVGEERSYLWAVTKNSITSYELPKRAEIAAAVQEFRKVLISPIQRTSPNAAATPLTQLILAPVAKQLGQRRLVIVADGALQYIPFAALNTPSAKNGSYEPLAVNHEIITLPSASTLAVLRQETAGRKPAPKALAVIADPIFSPKDERVKGKPPTQENSNQNLDLQQLSRSARESSIAFDRLPFTRQEADTIISLVPAKERKQAYDFAANRAVATDAQLSQYRMIHFATHGILNSQNPELSGVVLSLFDETGNPQNGFLRLHDIFNLKLPAELVVLSACETGLGEDVKGEGLIGLTRGFMYAGSPRVLVSLWSVDDEATSELMKKFYSKMLQQGLKPAAALRAAQVEMWRNPDYRSPYFWAPFTLQGEWR is encoded by the coding sequence ATGCAAAGGCGACTTATATCAATATTTAGACATCGTACTCTTGTTGTCTTTGTGAGCATGATGTTGTTGTCTGAATCTGTAGGGATAACAGCAAGAGCAATAAATGTAGAAATAGCGCAAAAACCTACAACTACGCCCCAAAATCTTAGCCCTGCTCAACAAAGAGCCTACGCACAAGCAAAGCAACTATCAGAAGCAGCAAACCAACTATTCCAGCAGGGAACAGATGCTTCTCGACAACAAGCTGTAGCTAAATATTTGGCTGCACTAAAAATTTGGCGGGAAATAGGCGATCTCTCTCAGGAAGCTACTACACTCTTAAGCATTGGGACTCTTTATTATGTCCAAAGCGAAAATACAAAAGCTCTGGAATATTACAACCAAGCTCTATCTTTAAGACAGCAATTAAAAGACCGTCTGGGAGAAGCTATTATGCTCCAGTCTATTGCTGGGGCATATTATAGCTTAGGAGAAAAGCCCAAAGCATTACAATATTACAATCAAGCTCTATCTATATTTAAAGCTGAGAAACAATCTGATTTGGCTGCTGGTGCTTTACTGGGGATTGGCAGAATTTATTTTACTTCTGGTGAAACAAAGAAGGCTTTAGATTCCTACAATCAAGCTTTAGAGCTGCAACGCGCTAGCCAGGATTTAGATGGACAAGTTAACACTTTGGAAACAATTGGTCGAGCTTATAGCCAATTAGGTGAACCGCAAAAAGCTTTAACAGCTTTAAATCAAGCCTTAGAAATTCAGCGAACTAGAAAGAATATTGCCGGTCAAGTGGATACTCTCACGAACATAGCGACTCTCTACAGTTCATTGGGTGACAATCAAAAAGCCAGGGAAACTTTAAACCAAGTACTAGAACTGCAAAAACAGCTACCACAACCAGACCCTAACAGGCAAGCAATCACTTATATGGGTATAGGTTTAACTTATGTGGTTGCTAACGATTATCAAAAGGGACTGGAATATTATAATCAAGCGCGATCACTGTTTCAAAAGTCTGGTAGTGCTAGTGCCGAAGCCGAACTTCTCATCCAAATTAGCTTTGTCTACGATGAATTAGGACAACAACAAAAAGCCCTCAGTGCTTTGAACCAAGCGCTAACTATCCAACGTACCCAAAAAAATCGCTCTCGCGAAGCCTTTACCCTCGGCAATATCGGTGATAGTTACGCATCGGTTGGTAATTATCAGCAAGCTCTAGACTTTTATAACCAAGCGCTAACTCTCCAACGTCAGAGCAAAGAATTTTCAGGAGAAGCAGCTACACTGAAATCAGTCGCCCAACTATATGAGTTCTTGGGAGATTATCAGTTAAGTATTAACACATATAACCAAGCGCTAGATAAATTCCGTAAAGTTGGCGATCGTTCTCAGGAAGCTCAAACCCTCGATCAAATTGGTAATGTTTACAGATCGGCATCAAAGCCAGAAAAAGCCTTAGACTATTACAATCAGGCTCTGGAGTTGTGGCGCAAACAAGGAGCGCTATTTCAAGAATTTGCTACGCTGACAGGTTTGATTCGAGCTTATGAGTCACTGAAAAATTACCCCAAAGCCGTAGATACTGCTAACCAAGCCCTAGCATTGGCGAAAAAACAACAAAGTCCTTTCAGCGAAGCTTCTGCTTTAGGTTTATTAGGTAGGGTGTATTTATCAGCTGGAGATTATCAAAAATCTCTCGATTTCTCTAACCAAGCAACCTCGAAATTTCGGTTATTAGGTTTGCCCAGTGGTGAAGCTAATACTCTCCGTAATCTCGGCAAAGTCTACAATTCTTTAAAGCAGTATCAGCAAGCAATAGATAATTACAATCAAGAACTCAAACTTTTGCGGCAATTAGGCGATCGCACAGGTGAAGCCGAAACTCTGTATAATATCGCTGTCAGCGAACGCGATCGCAATAACCTAGAAGCTGCCCGCAAGCAAATAGAATCAACCATTAAAATTGTTGAAGATATCCGCACCAGAGTTACCAGCCAAGACTTGCGGACTTCTTACTTTGCCTCGGTGCAAAAATATTATGAGTTTTACATCGATTTGTTGATGCGATCGCACAAGCAGCAACCATCTAAAGGTTACGATGCCCTAGCCCTACAAACCAGCGAACGCGCCCGCGCCCGCAGCCTTTTAGATTTGCTAGCGGAAGCTAATGCAGACATTCGCGAAGGTATAGATCCTAAATTACTAGAAACTGAACGTAGCTTACAAAAACAGCTGGATGCTCAAGAAAAACGCTCGCTGAAATTATCTAGTAGTGGTAACAAAACTGAAATTCAAAACCTAGAAAAGCAAACAGAAGCACTACTGGAACAGTATCGGCAGCTGCAAGCCAGAATTAGATCCACCAGCCCCCGTTATGCAGCTTTGACGCAACCGCAAACTCTTTCACTCAAGCAGATTCAGCAACAAATATTAGATGATAACACCCTACTATTAGAGTATGCTGTGGGCGAAGAACGCAGTTATCTTTGGGCTGTCACCAAAAACAGCATTACCAGTTACGAACTACCTAAGCGCGCAGAAATTGCCGCCGCCGTCCAAGAATTTCGCAAAGTTTTAATCTCACCCATACAAAGAACTAGCCCAAATGCAGCTGCTACTCCCCTAACGCAGTTGATATTAGCACCCGTCGCTAAACAACTAGGACAGCGCCGCTTAGTAATTGTTGCGGATGGGGCTTTGCAGTATATTCCTTTTGCAGCTCTCAATACACCCAGTGCCAAAAATGGCAGCTATGAACCATTAGCAGTCAACCATGAAATAATTACTTTACCCTCAGCCTCTACACTGGCTGTTCTTAGACAAGAAACAGCTGGACGAAAACCTGCTCCAAAAGCATTGGCTGTGATTGCTGATCCGATTTTTTCTCCCAAAGATGAGCGGGTTAAGGGTAAACCCCCAACTCAAGAAAACAGCAATCAGAATCTAGACCTACAACAACTATCCAGATCTGCCAGAGAATCAAGTATCGCCTTTGATCGTTTACCTTTTACTCGTCAAGAAGCCGATACTATTATTTCTTTAGTACCTGCAAAAGAACGCAAACAAGCCTATGACTTTGCCGCTAACCGTGCTGTGGCTACCGATGCACAGTTGAGTCAATACCGGATGATACATTTTGCTACTCACGGCATCCTCAACAGTCAAAACCCAGAATTATCAGGAGTTGTACTGTCGCTATTTGATGAAACAGGCAACCCTCAAAATGGATTTTTGCGTCTACATGATATTTTTAACCTCAAACTACCAGCAGAATTAGTTGTGTTGAGTGCTTGTGAAACTGGTTTAGGTGAAGATGTTAAAGGCGAAGGATTAATAGGATTGACAAGAGGATTTATGTATGCAGGTAGCCCAAGAGTATTAGTAAGTTTGTGGAGTGTAGACGATGAAGCAACTTCGGAATTAATGAAAAAGTTTTATAGCAAAATGTTGCAACAGGGCTTAAAACCTGCTGCGGCATTACGGGCGGCACAAGTAGAAATGTGGCGCAATCCCGATTACCGCTCACCTTATTTCTGGGCACCTTTCACCCTCCAAGGCGAATGGCGCTAA
- a CDS encoding ATP-binding protein, whose amino-acid sequence MTTLTLPGTLDSLGAIAKYVMEAAQTAGLDKKATYKLRLAVDEIASNIIIHGYEEAHLEGKIDLSADIDESRLTIIIEDTGAKYDPYETVAVEEEQLKKPLDERPIGGLGVYLAIQGVDKYLFERVGNRNRNIFIVNC is encoded by the coding sequence ATGACAACTTTAACTTTACCAGGAACTCTCGACTCTTTAGGCGCGATCGCTAAATATGTCATGGAAGCAGCACAAACAGCTGGGTTGGATAAAAAAGCTACCTATAAGCTGCGTTTAGCCGTGGATGAAATAGCCTCTAATATTATTATTCATGGCTATGAAGAAGCACATTTGGAAGGAAAAATAGATCTGTCTGCTGATATTGATGAGTCACGCCTAACCATCATTATTGAAGATACAGGCGCTAAATACGATCCTTATGAAACAGTAGCTGTAGAAGAAGAACAATTGAAAAAGCCCTTAGACGAGAGACCTATAGGTGGGTTGGGTGTATATCTAGCAATTCAAGGAGTTGATAAGTATCTTTTTGAGAGAGTTGGCAACCGCAACCGTAATATTTTTATTGTTAACTGTTGA
- a CDS encoding PP2C family protein-serine/threonine phosphatase, whose amino-acid sequence MGVQNQFKECDEDELVVLRQEVAELKTALKNEEAAFQAQSKLLEKFVMMARSSTEEVLKTALQMTLDVAADQTASEKGSLFLLEPSGKVSDAILSRTEVTAEQRKRLIGTVIDKGLAGWVIRHRQLGLIDDTENDDRWLTLPNQPYIVRSALAVPILRGDELLGIITLLHSEPGHFSHEAANLMQVTADQMSLVLENARLYSKLEKYSKALDAEMEKGRQIQIDFLPYEIVKQPNCEITACFYPARQVAGDFYDTFELDDQQIGLVIADVCDKGVGAALFMALMRSLIRIFSAETQLRGIAHEILEHNKPLPDGWIGKSMSANLAHLNALQAVTRTNEYVAENHWQLSMFATLFFGVLEPDTGILTYINGGHEPLFIIGESGIKKTLKSTGPAVGMMAGMKFKIQQVQLEPGDILIGYTDGVTEGKNPDGELFTDKRLRSLLEQPCSSACDLLERIKTHLFAFIADAPQFDDITMLSVRWNPVK is encoded by the coding sequence ATGGGTGTGCAAAATCAATTCAAAGAATGTGATGAAGACGAATTAGTAGTACTGCGCCAAGAGGTAGCAGAACTGAAAACAGCACTCAAAAATGAAGAAGCCGCTTTTCAAGCTCAATCGAAATTGCTCGAAAAGTTCGTGATGATGGCGCGTTCTTCTACAGAGGAAGTGCTAAAAACGGCATTACAAATGACATTAGATGTTGCAGCCGATCAAACAGCTTCAGAAAAGGGCAGTCTCTTTCTACTTGAGCCTTCAGGGAAAGTCTCAGACGCGATTTTGTCACGTACCGAAGTGACAGCAGAACAGAGAAAACGTCTCATTGGTACAGTCATAGATAAGGGTTTGGCTGGCTGGGTCATCCGCCATCGTCAATTAGGATTAATTGATGATACCGAAAATGATGATCGCTGGCTGACCTTACCCAATCAACCTTACATTGTGCGTTCTGCTTTAGCTGTTCCCATTCTTCGGGGAGATGAATTACTAGGGATTATTACCTTACTACATTCTGAACCAGGACATTTTAGCCATGAAGCAGCTAACCTGATGCAGGTGACAGCCGATCAGATGTCTTTAGTTTTAGAAAATGCGCGGCTTTACTCAAAACTAGAGAAATATTCTAAGGCGCTGGATGCAGAAATGGAAAAAGGGCGGCAGATTCAGATAGATTTTTTGCCCTATGAAATTGTTAAACAGCCTAATTGTGAGATTACGGCTTGTTTTTATCCTGCGCGTCAAGTAGCTGGGGACTTCTACGATACTTTTGAGCTTGATGATCAACAGATAGGATTAGTGATTGCAGATGTCTGTGATAAAGGCGTAGGTGCAGCGCTATTTATGGCTTTAATGCGGAGCTTAATTCGCATCTTCTCTGCGGAAACCCAATTACGCGGTATCGCCCACGAAATTCTAGAACATAATAAACCGCTTCCAGATGGGTGGATTGGCAAGTCTATGTCTGCCAACTTAGCTCACCTCAATGCGCTGCAAGCCGTTACCCGAACAAATGAATATGTCGCCGAAAACCACTGGCAATTGAGTATGTTTGCCACGCTGTTTTTTGGAGTGTTAGAGCCGGATACTGGCATACTCACCTATATTAATGGCGGACATGAACCACTGTTTATTATTGGTGAGTCTGGTATCAAGAAAACTCTCAAGTCTACCGGGCCTGCTGTGGGGATGATGGCGGGGATGAAATTCAAAATTCAGCAAGTGCAGCTGGAGCCGGGAGATATCTTAATTGGTTATACGGATGGCGTGACAGAAGGTAAAAACCCTGATGGCGAACTATTTACCGATAAACGATTGCGATCGCTTCTAGAACAACCATGTTCCTCAGCTTGTGATTTGTTAGAGCGGATTAAAACCCATTTGTTCGCTTTTATTGCCGATGCACCACAGTTTGATGATATTACAATGCTGTCTGTGCGTTGGAATCCGGTGAAGTGA